In Anthonomus grandis grandis chromosome 24, icAntGran1.3, whole genome shotgun sequence, a single genomic region encodes these proteins:
- the LOC126749311 gene encoding uncharacterized protein LOC126749311, producing MDPKNKKYCGFVSSEQKKEIILFMEEHPELKSGKFTQDFSFKTAQALWIKLAGRLHSLPGAHKDWKQWRKTWQDLKSKSKKKKTEIRNHQMGTRGGPAVADLNSDDEKILELIGPVLVDGDRNVEESSCHFTVSSLNESTFNVEPITFSPQSNHPTSAGKCLTTDDKYTSIDHLTSNTSNRKKTSRIQRLNKTIQANDKLIELTKEQNNLLKRDVEAKESIAQSLKALVEYFILKDKLSSIFSFF from the exons atggatccaaaaaataaaaaatattgcggttttgttTCAAGTGAGCAAAAGaaggaaataattttatttatggaagagcatccggaattaaagtcgggcaaattcacacaagatttttcatttaaaactgcacaagccttgtggATAAAGTTAGCGGGCAGATTGCACAGTCTCCCTGGAGCACATAAGGACTGGAAACAATGGCGTAAG actTGGCAAGATTTGAAGTCAAaatcaaagaagaaaaaaactgaaattagaAATCATCAAATGGGAACTAGAGGTGGACCAGCTGTGGCAGACCTTAATAGTGATgatgaaaaaattttagaattaatcGGACCGGTTCTAGTAGATGGTGATCGCAATGTAGAGGAATCCTCTTGCCACTTTACTGTCAGTAGtttaaatgaaagcactttTAATGTTGAGCCTATAACTTTTTCCCCTCAATCTAATCACCCTACTAGTGCCGGTAAATGTTTAACTACAGATGATAAATACACCTCCATTGATCATTTAACTTCAAACACCTCTAATAGGAAAAAGACTTCACGGATCCaaagattaaataaaaccaTACAGGCAAATGATAAATTAATTGAACTAACAAAGGAACAAAACAACCTACTCAAAAGAGATGTGGAAGCTAAAGAATCAATAGCACAAAGTTTAAAGGCTCTAGTAGAATACTTTATACTTAAAGATAAATTGTCatcaatatttagttttttttaa
- the LOC126749355 gene encoding putative nuclease HARBI1, translating into MARLNYLVQRNVVDALEEAETLADRRNRMYYSFLDPFEMYSDAQFIKLYRLSKPLTMELIDLLEPHLTAPSRKSALCIPRKILTTLRFLASGSYQLDVGRNMNHAVSQSSVSNVIHEVIDALNMPDIFNKYIHLPRNRDELSDLRNKFYMTHNFPGIIGSIDCTHIAIVAPKRNQYPEEAYVNRKGYHSLNVQLICDPDLEILNVCARYPGSSHDSYIFNNSAAYQYIRQLYNNGYTSFSFLGDSGYALRPWMLTPIQNVLPGSPEENYNIRQKQARSIIERCNGVLKLRFRCLLKHRVLHYDPTTASKKINACTVLHNMCIIHNIPPVEFGDEEEDNYIDIDYGIYINDNDIIQVIRE; encoded by the exons atggcaagattaaactatcttgtgcaaagaaacgtcgtcgatgcactggaagaggctgaaactctggcagatagaaggaataggatgtattattcatttcttgacccatttgaaatgtattcagatgctcaatttattaaattatatagattaagcaagccTCTTACGATGGAATTAATAGACTTACTAGAGCCTCACCTCACAGCTCCATCTAGGAAATCAGCATTGTGCATTCCAAGGAAA attttaacaaCATTACGATTCTTAGCAAGTGGCAGTTACCAGTTGGATGTAGGTAGAAATATGAATCATGCTGTTTCACAAAGTAGCGTGTCAAATGTGATTCATGAGGTAATAGATGCTCTTAATATGCCTGATATATTTAACAAGTATATTCATTTACCTCGAAATAGAGATGAACTGTCAGATTTAAGGAACAA gttttatatgaCACATAACTTCCCTGGAATAATTGGCAGCATTGACTGCACTCATATAGCAATAGTTGCACCGAAGAGGAACCAGTACCCAGAGGAAGCATATGTGAACCGCAAGGGCTACCATTCATTAAATGTGCagttg atcTGTGATCCAGATTTAGAAATTCTAAATGTCTGTGCCCGATATCCTGGCAGCAGTCATGACAGCTATATCTTTAACAATAGTGCAGCCTACCAATATATCAGACAACTGTATAATAATGGCTAtacttctttttctttcttag GTGATTCAGGGTATGCACTAAGGCCATGGATGCTCACCCCAATCCAAAATGTATTGCCAGGATCTCCTGAAGAGAATTATAATATTCGACAAAAACAAGCAAGGTCCATTATAGAAAGATGTAATGGGGTGTTAAAGCTTAGATTTCGTTGTCTTTTAAAGCACAGGGTTCTTCATTATGATCCAACCACagcctcaaaaaaaattaatgcttgCACAGTACTGCACAATATGTGCATTATACATAATATACCTCCCGTAGAATTTGGTGATGAAGAGGAAGATAATTATATTGATATTGACTATGGAatctatataaatgataatGATATCATACAA GTAATAAGAGAGTAA